A stretch of the Pseudomonas helvetica genome encodes the following:
- a CDS encoding Nif3-like dinuclear metal center hexameric protein gives MAVALSTLVEEADRYLASSRISDYCPNGLQVEGRPQVTRIVSGVTASQALLDAAVEAKADLVLVHHGYFWKGENPCITGMKQRRLKTLLKHDISLLAYHLPLDLHPEVGNNVQLARQLDITVEGPLDPENLKVVGLVGSLAEPMTARDFARQVQEVMGREPLLIEGSKMVRRVGWCTGGGQGYIDQAVQAGVDLYLSGEASEQTFHSARENDISFIAAGHHATERFGVQALGDYLARRFALEHIFIDCPNPI, from the coding sequence ATGGCCGTCGCCCTGAGCACCCTGGTAGAAGAAGCGGATCGTTACCTTGCCAGTTCGCGGATTTCCGACTATTGCCCCAATGGCTTGCAAGTCGAAGGTCGGCCGCAGGTCACGCGTATCGTCAGCGGTGTCACGGCCAGCCAGGCGTTGCTCGATGCAGCGGTCGAAGCCAAGGCCGATCTGGTGCTGGTACACCACGGCTACTTCTGGAAAGGTGAAAACCCCTGCATCACCGGTATGAAGCAGCGTAGGCTCAAAACCCTGCTCAAGCACGATATCAGCCTCCTGGCTTATCACTTGCCGCTGGATTTGCACCCGGAAGTGGGCAACAACGTGCAATTGGCTCGCCAACTGGACATTACCGTCGAAGGCCCGCTGGACCCGGAAAACCTCAAAGTGGTCGGGTTGGTCGGCTCGTTGGCCGAACCTATGACCGCGCGCGACTTTGCCCGTCAGGTGCAAGAGGTCATGGGCCGCGAGCCGTTGCTGATCGAGGGCAGCAAAATGGTCCGGCGCGTCGGCTGGTGCACGGGCGGTGGCCAGGGCTATATCGATCAGGCGGTGCAGGCCGGTGTCGACCTGTACCTGAGCGGTGAAGCGTCCGAACAAACCTTCCACAGCGCCCGAGAGAACGACATCAGCTTCATCGCCGCCGGTCATCACGCCACCGAACGCTTCGGCGTACAGGCGCTGGGGGATTATCTGGCTCGACGGTTTGCCCTTGAACACATTTTCATCGATTGCCCGAATCCGATTTGA
- a CDS encoding acyltransferase codes for MLDSLPAPLRGVIASLLLALNTIVCCTPLFVVAIFKLLLPFPTAQRFTDWLMSHIHEAWISNNKAWMDLLGHTRWTLSGLEGLDYQHSYLITSNHQSWVDIMVLQYVLNRRIRPLKFFLKQELIWVPVIGLAWWALGFPFMKRYSKAYLEKHPEKKGKDLETTRKTCDKFRHNPVGIFNFVEGTRFTEGKHAQQQSPLRYLLKPKAGGIAFVLDAMGEQLEAIVNVTIHYPAGRPGYWDLLCGNVKDVVVHFQELKIPPQFIGKNYDQDGVYRLEFQGWINQLWEDKDALLEQMHREYPGKR; via the coding sequence ATGCTGGATTCTCTACCTGCACCCTTGCGAGGCGTGATCGCCTCGCTGTTGTTGGCGCTGAACACGATCGTCTGCTGCACACCGCTGTTTGTCGTGGCAATCTTCAAATTGTTGCTGCCCTTCCCGACCGCACAGCGCTTCACCGATTGGCTGATGAGCCACATCCATGAAGCCTGGATCAGCAACAACAAGGCCTGGATGGATTTGCTCGGGCACACGCGCTGGACGCTCAGCGGGCTCGAAGGGCTGGACTATCAGCACTCGTACCTGATCACCAGCAACCACCAGAGCTGGGTCGACATCATGGTGTTGCAGTACGTGCTCAATCGCCGGATTCGCCCGCTGAAGTTCTTCCTCAAGCAAGAACTGATCTGGGTGCCGGTGATCGGCTTGGCCTGGTGGGCGCTGGGCTTCCCGTTCATGAAGCGATACTCCAAGGCCTATCTGGAAAAGCACCCGGAGAAGAAAGGCAAAGACCTGGAAACCACTCGCAAGACCTGCGACAAGTTCCGCCATAACCCGGTGGGGATTTTCAACTTCGTCGAAGGCACGCGCTTCACCGAAGGCAAGCATGCGCAGCAGCAATCGCCGTTGCGCTACCTGCTCAAGCCCAAGGCGGGCGGTATCGCGTTTGTGCTGGACGCCATGGGTGAGCAACTGGAAGCCATCGTCAACGTGACCATTCACTACCCGGCCGGGCGCCCCGGTTATTGGGACCTGCTGTGTGGCAACGTGAAAGACGTGGTGGTGCACTTTCAGGAACTGAAGATCCCGCCGCAGTTCATCGGCAAGAACTACGACCAGGATGGCGTGTACCGCCTGGAGTTCCAGGGCTGGATCAACCAGTTGTGGGAAGACAAGGATGCACTGCTTGAGCAGATGCATCGCGAGTATCCCGGAAAACGCTGA
- the algW gene encoding Do family serine endopeptidase AlgW yields the protein MFKGLRFFGWPLLAGVLIALLIIQRYPQWVGLPSLDVNLQQAPQTTQTQQGPVSYADAVVIAAPAVVNLYTTKVVNKTSHPLFEDPQFRRFFGDNAPKQKRMESSLGSGVIMSPEGYLLTNNHVTTGADQIVVALKDGRETLARVIGSDPETDLAVLKIDLKNLPSITVGRSENIRVGDVALAIGNPFGVGQTVTMGIISATGRNQLGLNNYEDFIQTDAAINPGNSGGALVDANGNLTGINTAIFSKSGGSQGIGFAIPIKLAMEVMKSIIEHGQVIRGWLGIEVQPLSQELAESYGLSGRPGIVVAGIFRDGPAQKAGLQLGDVILSIDGEPAGDGRRSMNQVARIKPTDKVTVQVMRNGKELKLTAEIGLRPPPAPVKEEE from the coding sequence ATGTTCAAGGGTCTGCGTTTTTTTGGCTGGCCGCTGCTGGCCGGCGTGCTTATCGCGTTGTTGATCATCCAGCGTTACCCGCAATGGGTCGGACTGCCAAGTCTGGATGTGAACCTGCAACAAGCCCCACAAACCACTCAGACCCAACAGGGGCCGGTGTCTTACGCCGATGCCGTGGTCATTGCCGCACCGGCAGTGGTCAACCTCTACACCACCAAAGTGGTCAACAAAACCAGCCATCCGTTGTTTGAAGACCCGCAGTTCCGGCGGTTCTTCGGCGACAACGCGCCCAAGCAGAAGCGCATGGAGTCGAGCCTCGGTTCCGGGGTGATCATGAGCCCTGAAGGTTATTTGCTGACCAATAACCACGTGACTACCGGCGCCGACCAAATCGTCGTCGCACTCAAGGATGGTCGTGAAACCCTGGCTCGCGTGATCGGCAGCGACCCGGAAACCGACCTCGCAGTACTGAAAATCGATTTGAAGAACCTGCCGTCGATCACCGTCGGCCGCTCGGAAAACATCCGCGTCGGCGATGTCGCGCTGGCCATCGGCAACCCGTTTGGTGTCGGCCAGACCGTGACCATGGGCATCATCAGCGCCACCGGGCGCAACCAGTTGGGCCTGAACAACTACGAAGACTTCATCCAGACCGACGCCGCGATCAACCCGGGCAACTCCGGCGGTGCGCTGGTAGACGCCAACGGCAACCTCACCGGGATCAACACCGCGATTTTCTCCAAGTCCGGCGGCTCGCAAGGCATTGGTTTCGCGATTCCGATCAAGCTGGCGATGGAAGTGATGAAGTCGATCATCGAACACGGCCAGGTGATTCGCGGCTGGTTGGGGATTGAAGTGCAGCCCTTGAGCCAGGAACTGGCGGAATCGTATGGCTTGTCCGGGCGTCCGGGGATTGTCGTCGCGGGGATTTTCCGCGACGGTCCGGCACAAAAAGCCGGCCTGCAATTGGGCGATGTGATCCTCAGCATTGACGGCGAACCAGCCGGCGATGGCCGCCGTTCAATGAACCAGGTGGCGCGGATCAAACCGACTGACAAGGTCACCGTTCAGGTCATGCGCAACGGCAAGGAGCTCAAGCTGACTGCGGAAATCGGCTTGCGTCCGCCACCCGCCCCGGTCAAAGAAGAAGAGTAA
- the cysN gene encoding sulfate adenylyltransferase subunit CysN → MSHQSDLISEDILAYLGQHERKELLRFLTCGNVDDGKSTLIGRLLHDSKMIYEDHLEAITRDSKKVGTTGDDIDLALLVDGLQAEREQGITIDVAYRYFSTAKRKFIIADTPGHEQYTRNMATGASTCDLAIILVDARYGVQTQTRRHSFIASLLGIKHIVVAINKMDLKDFDQGVFESIKADYLKFAEGLKMKPTSMHFVPMSALKGDNVVNKSERSPWYTGQSLMEILETVEVAGDRNFTDLRFPVQYVNRPNLNFRGFAGTLASGIVKKGDEVVVLPSGKSSRVKSIVTFEGELEHAGPGQAVTLTMEDEIDISRGDLLVHADNVPPVTDSFEAMLVWMAEEPMLPGKKYDIKRATSYVPGSIASIVNKVDVNTLEEGPASALQLNEIGKVKISLDAPIALDGYESNRTTGSFIIIDRLTNGTVGAGMIVAQPLAHGSSTHHGKLAHVATEERAQRFGQQPATVLFSGLSGAGKSTLAYAVERKLFDMGRAVFVLDGQNLRHDLNKGLPQDRAGRTENWRRAAHVARQFNEAGLLTLAAFVAPDAEGRAQAKALIGDDRLLTVYVQASPMVCAARDPQGLYAAGGDNIPGDSFPYDVPLDADLVVDTQTLSLEESVKQVLDLLRKRGAI, encoded by the coding sequence ATGTCGCATCAATCTGATTTGATCAGCGAGGACATCCTCGCCTACCTGGGCCAGCACGAACGTAAAGAGCTGCTGCGCTTTCTGACTTGCGGTAACGTCGACGACGGCAAGAGCACCCTTATCGGGCGTCTGCTGCACGACTCCAAGATGATCTACGAGGATCATCTGGAAGCCATTACCCGCGACTCGAAAAAAGTCGGCACCACCGGTGACGACATCGACCTGGCGTTGTTGGTCGACGGCCTGCAGGCCGAGCGCGAACAAGGCATCACCATCGATGTTGCGTACCGCTATTTCTCCACCGCCAAGCGCAAATTCATCATTGCCGACACCCCTGGCCATGAGCAGTACACCCGCAACATGGCCACCGGTGCATCCACCTGTGACCTGGCGATCATCCTGGTCGACGCCCGTTACGGCGTGCAAACCCAGACCCGTCGCCACAGCTTCATTGCCTCGTTGCTGGGCATCAAGCACATCGTCGTCGCCATCAACAAGATGGACCTCAAGGACTTCGATCAGGGCGTGTTCGAATCGATCAAGGCCGATTACCTGAAGTTCGCTGAAGGCTTGAAAATGAAGCCTACCAGCATGCACTTCGTGCCGATGTCGGCGCTGAAGGGCGATAACGTGGTGAACAAATCCGAGCGCTCGCCGTGGTACACCGGCCAGTCGCTGATGGAGATCCTTGAAACCGTGGAAGTCGCGGGCGACCGTAACTTCACCGATCTGCGTTTCCCGGTGCAATACGTCAACCGGCCGAACCTGAACTTCCGCGGTTTCGCCGGCACCCTGGCCAGCGGCATCGTCAAGAAGGGCGACGAAGTCGTGGTGCTGCCGTCGGGCAAAAGCAGCCGCGTGAAATCCATCGTCACTTTCGAAGGTGAGCTGGAACACGCAGGTCCGGGTCAGGCCGTAACGCTGACCATGGAAGACGAAATCGACATCTCCCGTGGCGACTTGCTGGTGCATGCCGACAACGTGCCGCCGGTCACCGACAGCTTCGAAGCGATGCTGGTGTGGATGGCTGAGGAGCCGATGCTGCCGGGCAAGAAATACGACATCAAGCGCGCCACCAGTTACGTGCCGGGCTCGATCGCCAGCATCGTCAACAAGGTCGACGTGAACACTCTGGAAGAAGGCCCGGCCAGTGCCTTACAGCTGAACGAGATCGGTAAGGTCAAGATCAGCCTCGACGCGCCGATTGCCCTCGACGGGTATGAAAGCAACCGCACCACCGGTTCGTTCATCATCATCGACCGCTTGACCAACGGCACCGTCGGCGCCGGCATGATCGTCGCCCAACCTTTGGCGCATGGCAGCTCCACGCACCATGGCAAATTGGCCCATGTAGCCACCGAAGAGCGTGCCCAGCGCTTCGGCCAGCAACCGGCTACCGTGCTGTTCAGCGGCCTCTCGGGCGCGGGCAAAAGCACTTTGGCCTATGCAGTTGAACGCAAGCTGTTCGACATGGGCCGTGCGGTGTTTGTGCTCGATGGGCAGAACCTGCGTCACGACCTGAACAAAGGTCTGCCACAGGATCGCGCCGGGCGTACCGAGAACTGGCGTCGTGCGGCTCACGTCGCACGTCAGTTCAACGAAGCCGGTTTGCTGACCCTGGCGGCGTTTGTCGCACCGGACGCCGAAGGCCGTGCACAGGCCAAGGCGCTGATTGGCGATGACCGCTTGCTGACCGTTTACGTGCAGGCGTCGCCGATGGTCTGCGCCGCACGCGATCCGCAAGGGTTGTATGCTGCCGGTGGCGACAACATCCCTGGCGATTCCTTCCCGTATGACGTGCCGCTGGACGCCGACCTTGTGGTCGACACCCAGACGCTGTCGCTGGAAGAAAGCGTCAAGCAAGTGCTGGACCTGCTGCGTAAACGCGGCGCGATTTAA
- the cysD gene encoding sulfate adenylyltransferase subunit CysD, translated as MVDKLTHLKQLEAESIHIIREVAAEFDNPVMLYSIGKDSAVMLHLARKAFFPGKLPFPVMHVDTQWKFQEMYSFRDKMVAELGLDLITYVNPEGVAQGINPFTHGSAKHTDIMKTEGLKQALDKYGFDAAFGGARRDEEKSRAKERVYSFRDSKHRWDPKNQRPELWNVYNGKVNKGESIRVFPLSNWTELDIWQYIYLEGIPIVPLYFAAEREVIEKNGTLIMIDDERILEHLSDEDKARIVKKKVRFRTLGCYPLTGAVESEAESLTDIIQEMLLTRTSERQGRVIDHDGAGSMEDKKRQGYF; from the coding sequence ATGGTCGACAAACTGACGCATCTGAAACAGCTGGAGGCGGAAAGCATCCACATCATCCGCGAGGTGGCCGCCGAGTTCGACAACCCGGTGATGCTGTACTCCATCGGTAAAGACTCCGCCGTGATGCTGCATCTGGCACGCAAGGCGTTCTTCCCGGGCAAGCTGCCGTTTCCGGTGATGCACGTCGACACCCAATGGAAATTTCAGGAGATGTACAGCTTCCGCGACAAGATGGTCGCAGAGCTGGGCCTTGACCTGATCACCTACGTCAACCCGGAAGGCGTGGCTCAAGGGATCAACCCCTTCACCCACGGCAGTGCCAAGCACACCGACATCATGAAGACCGAAGGCCTGAAACAGGCTTTGGACAAGTACGGCTTCGACGCAGCCTTCGGTGGTGCGCGCCGCGATGAAGAGAAATCCCGCGCCAAAGAGCGCGTGTACTCGTTCCGCGACAGCAAGCACCGCTGGGATCCGAAAAACCAGCGCCCGGAGCTGTGGAACGTCTACAACGGCAAGGTCAACAAAGGCGAATCGATCCGCGTATTCCCGCTGTCGAACTGGACCGAGCTGGACATCTGGCAGTACATCTACCTTGAAGGCATCCCGATCGTCCCGCTGTACTTCGCCGCCGAGCGCGAGGTCATCGAGAAGAACGGCACGCTGATCATGATCGACGACGAGCGCATCCTCGAGCACCTGAGCGACGAAGACAAAGCCCGCATCGTCAAAAAGAAAGTGCGTTTCCGTACCCTTGGCTGCTACCCGTTGACGGGCGCGGTGGAGTCCGAGGCCGAAAGCCTCACGGACATCATTCAGGAAATGCTCCTGACGCGAACTTCCGAGCGCCAGGGCCGAGTCATCGATCACGATGGCGCCGGCTCGATGGAAGACAAAAAACGTCAAGGTTATTTCTAA